A single genomic interval of Leptospira dzoumogneensis harbors:
- a CDS encoding RNA polymerase sigma factor, whose protein sequence is MTEPELIRIIGSSKETVLKSIRRHILPGMASLVEDLVQDTHLRYYLKFKNKPSLDPQDANRWLYVAARNECRRAIRKWNREGRAYSKLQAEIKVSEKKEQDIAAIEPDPDKRKWMESQINLLPSPYKETMILRLGGEKMESIAKKLDISEGTVKSRISRAKEWLSRFANSNRKGKEEK, encoded by the coding sequence ATGACGGAACCAGAATTAATCCGGATCATAGGATCCAGTAAGGAGACCGTCCTCAAATCCATCCGCAGGCATATTTTGCCCGGGATGGCTTCTTTAGTCGAGGACCTGGTCCAAGATACGCACTTGAGATATTATCTTAAGTTCAAAAACAAACCTTCTCTGGATCCTCAAGATGCAAATCGTTGGTTATACGTTGCGGCCAGGAACGAATGCAGAAGAGCGATCCGAAAATGGAATAGAGAAGGAAGAGCTTATTCAAAACTACAGGCTGAGATAAAAGTTTCAGAAAAAAAAGAACAAGATATTGCGGCGATCGAACCTGATCCGGACAAACGTAAATGGATGGAATCTCAAATTAATCTCTTGCCTTCTCCATATAAAGAAACTATGATACTTAGGTTGGGCGGCGAGAAGATGGAATCGATCGCTAAAAAATTGGATATCTCCGAAGGAACAGTCAAGTCCAGGATCTCCAGAGCAAAAGAATGGTTGTCCCGGTTCGCAAATTCCAATCGGAAAGGGAAAGAAGAGAAATGA
- a CDS encoding Spy/CpxP family protein refolding chaperone: protein MDLKKLKLLFFLLLVLGSGNSLFAEPPPPPPPFGPEPFDFFIPGGGPGPREREDRNFERFSKELSLTKEQIEKAKAATDKRLNVSRSMGEKLPALHESLRKLLESPKVDLAAVKSKLKEISDIQLELRFLHIQGRLEFESILNPEQKQKLNQLHKERLNRIKERRDFPPHHHGPPPGPPPGDRDCKNLSINGQVLEARDQIFISDLSFGPDYR, encoded by the coding sequence TTGGATCTTAAAAAACTTAAATTACTCTTTTTTCTTTTACTGGTTTTAGGATCAGGGAATTCCTTATTTGCGGAACCCCCTCCTCCACCTCCGCCATTCGGTCCGGAACCGTTCGACTTCTTTATACCCGGAGGAGGCCCTGGCCCAAGAGAAAGAGAAGATAGAAATTTTGAAAGATTCTCCAAAGAACTTTCTCTCACAAAAGAACAGATCGAAAAAGCTAAGGCGGCGACAGACAAAAGATTGAATGTAAGCCGCAGTATGGGAGAGAAGTTGCCTGCTCTTCATGAATCCCTGCGTAAACTATTAGAATCCCCTAAAGTAGATCTGGCTGCGGTAAAATCCAAACTGAAAGAGATCAGCGACATACAATTAGAATTAAGATTTTTGCATATACAAGGAAGACTGGAATTCGAATCGATTCTGAATCCGGAACAAAAACAAAAACTGAATCAACTCCATAAGGAAAGATTGAACAGGATCAAAGAAAGAAGGGACTTTCCTCCCCATCATCACGGTCCGCCTCCCGGACCTCCTCCAGGAGACAGAGACTGTAAGAACCTGTCCATAAATGGCCAGGTTCTTGAAGCCCGAGATCAAATCTTTATCAGCGACTTAAGTTTTGGACCGGACTATAGATAG
- a CDS encoding LIC10920 family plasminogen-binding lipoprotein encodes MNPFNRSNIQNPQTYIVFFLFCFLSCENRDADKVSLTVFGDGVAFNIDGELDMDKTASCGTATPYSSSSTSTTTTTTSTSTTNLYTVITRLYFKTGEYLYLKFLYDATQNQGSIDSTQGFSYSGGIGTSAVVSNYGKIYWGGSGVPVDTSVSSSQALSYLTVDLDLVGTAVSSGSVALSLTQCYTVDNINCTSATSTSMCYTQDGETCYNTQNVSGPSVSIKGEVNCTSSTISSGSSSSTSTTQ; translated from the coding sequence TTGAATCCTTTCAACCGATCCAATATACAAAACCCACAGACCTATATCGTATTTTTCTTATTTTGTTTTTTATCCTGTGAGAATAGGGATGCGGATAAAGTAAGTTTAACCGTTTTTGGGGACGGGGTTGCTTTTAATATAGATGGGGAATTGGACATGGACAAGACCGCAAGCTGTGGGACTGCCACTCCTTATAGTTCTTCCAGCACAAGCACTACCACGACTACTACAAGTACAAGCACCACGAACCTTTATACGGTGATCACAAGATTATACTTTAAGACAGGTGAATATCTTTATCTCAAGTTCTTATACGATGCTACCCAAAACCAAGGTTCTATCGATTCCACGCAAGGTTTCTCTTATTCGGGTGGAATAGGAACATCTGCGGTTGTTTCTAATTACGGTAAAATTTATTGGGGAGGAAGTGGAGTTCCTGTGGATACAAGCGTTTCCAGTTCCCAGGCTCTTTCTTATCTTACAGTGGATCTGGATCTGGTGGGCACAGCAGTTTCCAGCGGAAGTGTAGCTCTTTCTCTTACCCAATGTTATACTGTGGATAATATCAATTGTACTTCCGCAACTTCTACAAGTATGTGTTATACCCAAGACGGAGAGACCTGTTATAATACACAGAATGTTTCAGGTCCTTCTGTCAGTATCAAAGGAGAAGTGAATTGTACAAGTAGTACGATTTCTTCCGGAAGTTCTTCCAGCACTAGTACCACACAATAA
- a CDS encoding substrate-binding periplasmic protein: MFRIFGLLFSFFIFSPVFAQGISGSRLEEIQKRGELRVTGNRNFDPFYISDPKDGFPGFDAELGKKYAEFLGVKYTFTNRPEFEDFAEAIKTGEADIAFSGLSSTLERSKKGSFSSPYLVSTTGALVNKNALPPPPEGNIITTVYFRSVKDLDSVSGLSFSVRAFSASHEFLLSIFPNSRIFTYGSMESAWNSVKEGQANCFVGDSLYIRGLLLKQRSILSNFRALIESTQENHVSALLPKGDIYFSRNFEFFLSELRRTGELKSLEDKYFNRSDWVK; the protein is encoded by the coding sequence GTGTTTCGAATATTCGGACTTCTATTTTCGTTTTTTATATTTTCTCCCGTATTCGCACAAGGTATCTCGGGCTCTCGTTTGGAAGAAATCCAGAAAAGGGGAGAATTGAGGGTTACTGGAAATCGTAACTTCGACCCGTTTTATATCTCAGATCCAAAAGACGGTTTTCCGGGATTCGATGCGGAGTTAGGTAAAAAATATGCCGAGTTCTTGGGAGTAAAATACACGTTCACAAATCGGCCCGAGTTCGAAGATTTCGCGGAAGCGATCAAGACAGGCGAAGCGGATATCGCGTTTTCAGGTTTAAGTTCTACATTAGAAAGATCTAAAAAAGGAAGTTTCAGTTCTCCTTATTTGGTTTCTACAACAGGTGCATTGGTAAATAAGAATGCACTTCCTCCTCCTCCGGAAGGAAATATCATCACAACGGTATATTTCAGAAGTGTAAAGGACCTGGACAGCGTAAGCGGGCTTAGTTTTTCGGTTAGAGCATTTTCCGCCAGCCATGAATTTCTTTTGAGTATTTTTCCGAATTCCAGGATATTCACTTACGGTTCCATGGAAAGCGCTTGGAATTCGGTGAAAGAAGGACAGGCGAATTGTTTCGTGGGAGATTCTCTTTATATCAGGGGTTTATTACTCAAACAAAGAAGTATTTTATCTAATTTTAGGGCGCTTATAGAATCCACTCAGGAAAATCATGTGAGCGCTTTACTTCCCAAAGGAGATATTTACTTCTCCCGTAATTTTGAATTTTTCCTGTCGGAACTCAGGCGAACTGGAGAATTAAAAAGTTTGGAGGATAAGTATTTTAACAGAAGCGACTGGGTAAAATAA